In Thermosynechococcus sichuanensis E542, a single genomic region encodes these proteins:
- the rplK gene encoding 50S ribosomal protein L11, which produces MAKKVVAVIKLAIQAGKANPAPPIGPALGQHGVNIMMFCKEYNARTADQAGMVVPVEISVYEDRSFTFVLKTPPASVLIQKAAGIEKGSGEPNKKKVGSITRAQLREIAEKKMPDLNANDIEAAMRIIEGTARNMGVTITD; this is translated from the coding sequence ATGGCGAAAAAGGTCGTCGCAGTTATCAAACTTGCCATTCAAGCGGGTAAAGCCAACCCTGCTCCCCCCATTGGTCCGGCCCTTGGTCAGCACGGTGTGAACATCATGATGTTCTGCAAAGAGTACAATGCTCGCACCGCCGATCAAGCAGGGATGGTGGTTCCCGTTGAAATTTCGGTCTATGAAGATCGCAGTTTCACCTTTGTTCTCAAAACTCCGCCCGCTTCCGTGCTGATTCAAAAGGCGGCGGGCATTGAAAAAGGCTCCGGCGAACCCAACAAGAAAAAAGTGGGCAGCATCACCCGTGCCCAACTGCGGGAAATTGCTGAGAAGAAAATGCCGGATCTCAATGCCAACGACATTGAAGCGGCTATGCGGATTATTGAAGGCACCGCTCGCAATATGGGCGTGACCATTACCGACTAA
- the nusG gene encoding transcription termination/antitermination protein NusG → MVSELTDHSDLSDPLDDTVEVVEGDQAVKVKRFWYAVQVASGCEKKVKSTIEQRLHTLDVADRIFRIEIPQTPVIKIKKDGSRQTVEEKVFPGYVLVQVRAQQSPETGEWQIDDEAWQVIKNTPNVINFVGAEQRRSTGRGRGHVKPMPLSPAEVDRIFRKAQEQEPVHRIDLNSGDKIKVLNGPFKDFEGEVIEVSAERSKLKALLSIFGRETPVELEVTQVEKVD, encoded by the coding sequence ATGGTGAGTGAATTGACTGATCATTCCGATCTGAGCGATCCGCTTGACGACACTGTTGAAGTGGTTGAAGGGGATCAGGCCGTCAAGGTCAAACGGTTTTGGTATGCCGTGCAGGTGGCCTCTGGCTGCGAAAAAAAAGTGAAAAGCACCATCGAGCAGCGGCTCCATACGCTGGATGTGGCCGATCGCATCTTTCGCATTGAAATTCCCCAAACCCCCGTCATCAAAATCAAGAAAGATGGCTCGCGGCAAACTGTTGAGGAAAAAGTGTTTCCCGGTTACGTTCTGGTGCAAGTGCGGGCACAGCAGTCCCCCGAAACCGGTGAATGGCAAATTGATGATGAAGCTTGGCAGGTGATTAAAAACACCCCCAATGTGATTAACTTCGTTGGTGCTGAGCAACGCCGCAGTACAGGCCGCGGCCGCGGTCACGTCAAGCCCATGCCCCTGAGTCCGGCGGAAGTAGATCGCATCTTCCGTAAAGCCCAAGAACAAGAACCGGTTCACCGCATTGATCTCAATAGTGGTGATAAGATCAAAGTTCTCAATGGTCCGTTTAAGGACTTTGAGGGAGAGGTGATTGAAGTCAGTGCTGAGCGCAGCAAACTGAAAGCATTACTCTCGATTTTTGGCCGCGAAACGCCGGTCGAACTCGAAGTGACTCAAGTGGAAAAAGTAGATTAG
- the secE gene encoding preprotein translocase subunit SecE, translated as MTKSTEGEKPTSGFNLTEFFRETKEELSKVVWPDRQRLIGESAAVILIVSLSAAVIYLVDELFRWLATLIF; from the coding sequence GTGACCAAGAGTACCGAAGGCGAAAAGCCCACTAGTGGCTTTAATCTAACCGAGTTTTTCCGCGAAACCAAGGAAGAACTCAGCAAAGTGGTGTGGCCTGATCGCCAGCGTCTGATTGGCGAATCTGCGGCAGTGATTCTTATCGTTTCCCTTTCGGCTGCGGTCATCTACCTAGTGGATGAACTCTTTCGTTGGCTGGCCACACTGATTTTCTAG
- a CDS encoding alpha/beta fold hydrolase, with protein sequence MFDCLRSRTLTTAMGEVAYVTNDLSNVNHARPPLFFWHGFGGGSSRYEWSAVYPAFAAEYPLFALDLPGWGASEHRDQPYTVAAYGDHLLECLGQLTAEPAVVITSSLTAAFAIQGAIAHPQRFRGLILTCPTGLSDFGQDYRQTPLAQIARQPYVDIAFYRLGVANALSVQSFMANQQFAHPSRISPEMVATYTAVAQSAGAEFAALAFVRGDLCCDLSRFLPHLTVPTYMVWGEQAKLPPVAVGQRLAQLNPEAIRAFDVIPEVGLTPQLECPALMIGLIDRYLQNLVGTA encoded by the coding sequence ATGTTTGATTGCCTGCGATCGCGCACCCTCACGACGGCCATGGGTGAGGTGGCCTACGTCACGAATGATCTGAGTAATGTTAACCATGCCCGGCCGCCGCTATTTTTTTGGCATGGCTTTGGTGGTGGCTCGAGCCGCTATGAGTGGTCGGCGGTTTATCCGGCCTTTGCAGCCGAGTATCCCCTTTTTGCTTTGGATTTGCCCGGTTGGGGCGCCTCTGAGCATCGCGATCAACCCTATACAGTGGCGGCTTATGGGGATCACTTGCTAGAGTGCCTTGGTCAATTGACGGCAGAACCAGCGGTGGTAATCACGTCGTCACTGACAGCAGCCTTTGCCATCCAAGGGGCGATCGCCCATCCCCAACGCTTCCGTGGCCTGATTCTCACCTGTCCTACAGGGTTGAGTGATTTTGGTCAAGATTACCGCCAGACCCCCCTTGCCCAGATTGCCCGCCAGCCCTATGTGGATATTGCCTTTTATCGCCTCGGCGTGGCCAATGCCCTAAGTGTGCAGTCCTTTATGGCCAATCAACAGTTTGCCCACCCTAGCCGCATCAGCCCGGAAATGGTTGCCACCTATACCGCAGTAGCGCAGTCAGCGGGGGCAGAATTTGCTGCGTTGGCCTTTGTGCGGGGGGATCTCTGCTGCGACCTCAGTCGCTTCTTGCCCCATTTGACGGTACCAACCTATATGGTTTGGGGAGAGCAGGCAAAATTGCCCCCTGTGGCCGTAGGTCAACGCTTGGCACAGTTAAATCCTGAGGCGATTCGTGCCTTTGATGTCATTCCAGAGGTGGGACTGACGCCACAACTAGAATGTCCTGCGCTGATGATTGGCTTGATTGATCGTTATCTTCAAAACTTGGTTGGAACTGCTTGA